A genomic region of Arachis hypogaea cultivar Tifrunner chromosome 5, arahy.Tifrunner.gnm2.J5K5, whole genome shotgun sequence contains the following coding sequences:
- the LOC112801297 gene encoding putative 12-oxophytodienoate reductase 11 encodes MDSVIPLLTPYKMGKFNLSHRVVLAPLTRQRSYNNVPQPHAVLYYSQRTTNGGLLIAEATCISPTARGYADTPGLWSDEHVHAWKPIVDAVHAKGGIIFCQIWHVGRVSNTCYQPNGEAPISSTDKQLSSQPRGSGTEVDTFAKPRPLSIQEIPQVINDFRLAARNAIRAGFDGVEIHGAHGYLLEQFMKDKVNDRTDEYGGSLENRCRFPLQVVEAAVNEVGADRVGIRLSPYAEYVDCGDSNPEALGLYMVNALNKYGILYCHMVEPRMITAGEKGECPHSLVPMRKAFNGTFIVAGGYDREDGIKAIAEDRADLVAYGLWFLSNPDLPERFALNAPLNEYNRQTFYTSDPVIGYTDYPFLDDAAASPM; translated from the exons ATGGATAGCGTTATTCCTCTCCTTACTCCATACAAGATGGGGAAGTTCAATTTATCACACAGGGTTGTGTTGGCGCCACTAACAAGGCAGAGGTCCTACAACAATGTTCCACAGCCCCATGCAGTTTTGTACTACTCCCAGAGAACCACCAATGGCGGCCTTCTCATTGCGGAAGCCACTTGTATATCCCCCACTGCTCGCGGCTATGCTGATACTCCCGGGTTGTGGAGCGACGAGCATGTTCATGCATGGAAGCCCATCGTGGACGCTGTTCATGCCAAGGGTGGCATCATCTTCTGTCAGATTTGGCATGTTGGAAGAGTCTCCAACACAT GTTATCAGCCAAACGGTGAAGCCCCTATATCTTCTACGGACAAGCAACTATCATCACAACCTCGAGGCAGTGGCACCGAAGTCGATACCTTCGCAAAACCAAGGCCGCTAAGCATTCAGGAAATTCCTCAAGTTATCAACGACTTCAGACTTGCTGCTAGAAATGCTATTCGAGCTG GTTTTGATGGAGTGGAGATCCATGGGGCTCACGGCTACCTACTTGAGCAGTTTATGAAAGACAAAGTGAATGACCGAACAGATGAATACGGTGGATCCCTTGAGAACCGTTGTCGATTTCCGTTACAAGTTGTTGAGGCAGCTGTGAATGAGGTAGGAGCTGACAGAGTTGGAATTAGACTATCACCTTATGCAGAGTATGTAGATTGTGGAGATTCCAACCCTGAAGCATTGGGGCTTTACATGGTTAATGCACTCAACAAATATGGTATTCTCTACTGTCACATGGTTGAACCGAGAATGATAACCGCTGGAGAAAAAGGTGAATGCCCTCACAGTTTGGTTCCAATGAGAAAGGCCTTCAATGGCACTTTCATTGTTGCTGGAGGGTATGATAGAGAGGATGGGATCAAAGCCATAGCTGAAGACAGGGCAGATCTTGTTGCTTATGGTCTTTGGTTCTTGTCTAATCCGGATTTGCCAGAGAGATTCGCACTTAATGCACCTCTCAACGAGTATAACCGCCAAACGTTCTATACATCTGATCCTGTTATTGGTTACACTGACTATCCATTTCTTGACGATGCTGCTGCTTCCCCTATGTAA
- the LOC112801296 gene encoding type IV inositol polyphosphate 5-phosphatase 7, with the protein MRLDHSNNTKLSWSKRMVRKFFNIKTKTEDSHQPNAVSYGYGVGDVEYRSRSSFSEREPCSNKKSKTDKGGGGGGRRGRMNLEHPRIIDVHNYSIFVATWNVAGRSPTSNLSIDDWLHASPAADIYVLGFQEIVPLNAGNILGAEDNGPAKKWLALIGKTLNNLPGANGGNVYYAPSPIPQPVVELDADFEGSARQKNSCYFHRLSFQTSSSTSWRMDNDPSTAQPRLDRRFSVCDRVIFGHRPSDFDPSFRWGYRPSDYSRTSDYSRPSDYSRWGSSDDDNGLGDSPNTAFSPAASNEDGYGMAGRSRYCVVASKQMVGIFLTIWVRSELKDHVGNMKVSCVGRGLMGYLGNKGSISISMSLHETNFCFICSHLTSGQKEGDELRRNSDVMEILKKTRFPRVHGSDNDKSPETILQHDRIIWLGDLNYRIALSYRSAKALVEMQNWRALLENDQLRIEQKKGRAFVGWNEGKIYFPPTYKYSTNSDRYAGDDMHPKEKRRTPAWCDRILWHGGGLHQLSYVRGESRFSDHRPVYGIFWAEVESSHGRMKKSMSCSSRSRIEVEELLPYSHGYTELTFF; encoded by the exons ATGAGACTTGATCATTCAAACAACACCAAG CTGTCATGGTCCAAGAGAATGGTCAGAAAGTTCTTCAACATCAAAACCAAAACGGAGGACTCTCACCAACCAAATGCTGTTTCTTATGGTTATGGAG TTGGTGACGTGGAATACAGAAGCAGAAGCAGCTTCTCCGAGAGAGAGCCATGCTCAAACAAGAAGAGCAAAACAG acaagggaggaggaggaggaggaagaagaggaagaatgaaTCTTGAGCATCCTCGAATCATAGATGTCCACAACTATAGCATTTTTGTTGCAACATGGAATGTGGCTGGAAGATCCCCAACAAGTAATTTGAGCATAGATGATTGGCTTCATGCATCACCAGCTGCAGATATATATGTTCTTGG ATTTCAAGAGATAGTTCCCTTGAATGCTGGTAATATCTTAGGGGCTGAGGACAATGGTCCTGCAAAAAAGTGGCTTGCTCTGATTGGCAAGACTTTGAACAATCTTCCTGGTGCTAATGGAGGCAATGTGTACTATGCACCATCTCCTATTCCTCAGCCGGTTGTAGAATTAGATGCAGATTTCGAGGGATCGGCTCGACAGAAGAACTCTTGTTACTTTCATCGCCTCTCTTTCCAGACATCTTCTTCAACCAGCTGGAGAATGGACAATGATCCTTCAACTGCGCAGCCACGGCTGGATAGAAGATTCAGTGTGTGTGATCGTGTGATATTCGGTCACAGACCAAGTGACTTTGATCCCAGTTTTAGATGGGGTTATAGGCCAAGTGACTATTCCAGAACAAGTGACTATTCCAGACCAAGTGACTACTCAAGATGGGGTTCCTCTGATGATGATAATGGCCTTGGAGATTCACCCAATACAGCGTTTTCGCCAGCTGCCTCTAATGAAGATGGATATGGAATGGCAGGGAGGTCAAGGTATTGTGTTGTTGCAAGCAAGCAAATGGTAGGAATATTTCTTACCATATGGGTTAGAAGTGAATTAAAGGATCATGTTGGGAACATGAAAGTGTCTTGTGTTGGCAGAGGACTCATGGGTTATCTTGGAAATAAG GGGTCCATATCAATTAGCATGTCTCTCCATGAAACAAACTTTTGCTTCATTTGTAGCCACTTGACCTCTGGACAGAAAGAAGGAGATGAACTTAGAAGGAACTCTGATGTGATGGAGATTCTTAAGAAGACAAGGTTTCCACGTGTTCATGGTTCTGACAATGACAAGTCTCCGGAGACAATCCTCCAGCATGA TCGAATTATATGGCTTGGAGATTTGAATTACCGGATAGCTCTATCCTACCGTTCAGCAAAGGCACTTGTTGAGATGCAAAATTGGAGAGCATTATTGGAGAATGACCAG CTGAGAATAGAGCAGAAAAAGGGTCGTGCATTTGTTGGATGGAATGAAGGCAAGATTTATTTCCCTCCAACATACAAATATTCAACCAATTCTGATAGATATGCAGGAGATGATATGCACCCTAAGGAGAAAAGGCGAACACCGGCCTG GTGTGACCGTATTTTGTGGCACGGTGGAGGACTCCATCAATTGTCTTATGTGCGTGGAGAATCAAGATTCTCAGACCATAGGCCTGTTTATGGCATATTTTGGGCTGAAGTTGAGTCAAGTCATGGAAGAATGAAGAAAAGTATGAGTTGTTCTTCTCGTTCCAGAATTGAAGTGGAGGAACTTTTGCCATATTCCCATGGATATACAGAATTAACCTTTTTCTGA